The Atribacterota bacterium genome window below encodes:
- a CDS encoding small multi-drug export protein, with the protein MTGSLFKVFLLAFLPVSEVRGAIPYGVLGARVPFSLVLPVAFLGNVIPYFLVMYCLRAALKLLCKLEWFNRFYGRYTEGVKKRFQRYARWGQWGILLFVGVPLPFTGVWTGSLICFLGGFSFRESFPFILGGLLLATCIVSIVILFGYGFWL; encoded by the coding sequence ATGACTGGGTCACTTTTTAAGGTCTTTTTGCTTGCTTTTTTACCTGTTAGCGAGGTGAGAGGTGCAATCCCATATGGTGTTTTAGGGGCTCGTGTGCCTTTTTCTCTGGTTTTGCCGGTTGCGTTTTTGGGAAACGTGATTCCATATTTTTTGGTCATGTATTGCCTCCGGGCGGCACTGAAACTGCTCTGTAAGCTCGAATGGTTTAACCGCTTCTACGGACGTTACACCGAAGGGGTGAAAAAACGCTTTCAAAGATACGCTCGATGGGGGCAGTGGGGGATTCTTCTTTTTGTGGGAGTTCCTTTGCCGTTTACCGGGGTTTGGACTGGGTCGCTTATTTGTTTTCTGGGGGGATTCTCGTTTCGAGAATCATTTCCTTTTATTCTGGGAGGCCTTCTTTTGGCGACATGTATTGTGAGCATCGTGATACTCTTTGGGTATGGTTTCTGGCTTTAA
- a CDS encoding FGGY-family carbohydrate kinase — GTKGTILGLSLTTSRAQVFRATLEGLSFQLKQAILVLQEAFQFESQGVRVVGGGAKNRLWNRIRADVTGLPVVTTSCEEATVLGAALFAMVGVGYARSLDEAKKNVRVETYLWEPSSHQEEYQLLFEQYEKLPRLLQNHYGQ, encoded by the coding sequence ATGGAACGAAAGGGACCATTCTGGGTTTGAGTCTAACTACAAGTAGAGCTCAGGTATTCCGGGCTACTCTGGAAGGATTGTCTTTTCAACTTAAGCAGGCGATTCTTGTGCTTCAGGAAGCGTTTCAATTCGAATCCCAGGGGGTACGAGTGGTGGGGGGAGGAGCAAAGAACAGATTATGGAACCGAATCCGGGCCGATGTGACCGGTCTTCCTGTGGTGACCACTTCCTGTGAGGAAGCAACAGTTCTGGGAGCGGCACTTTTTGCCATGGTGGGCGTGGGATACGCTCGCAGTCTTGATGAAGCCAAAAAGAATGTTCGAGTTGAAACGTATCTTTGGGAGCCTTCTTCTCACCAGGAAGAATACCAACTACTGTTTGAGCAGTACGAAAAACTCCCTCGCCTTCTACAGAATCACTATGGTCAGTGA
- a CDS encoding ABC transporter permease yields the protein MNTVMSRPKLLGYKVYEKYKKIFTVFLLIVLLFVFGAVTLPNFLSMEQVFMTVKLASFTALFALCQMIVIAAGGSGLDLSVGYTATITAVLTASIMNGGNERLWLAVLIALALGVLVGLANGVLTAYLKLPPLVVTLAMADILQGIVNAYVAGKAITGRPSPFLVTLAAKFTGKFPNILFVLILVTFIVAMILNKTKWGQILFGVGANERTAYLSGINVKKVRCIAFTISGVLASLMGLLLLGNMGIAFKDMGSNYVLPSIAAVVIGGVSLAGGEGNYFGVILGAIFLQTLTNLLIAFGLGDAGKWLGFGIILFAMLSAYASNRRRR from the coding sequence ATGAACACCGTCATGAGCAGGCCAAAACTTTTGGGATACAAAGTTTACGAAAAATACAAGAAGATTTTTACCGTATTTCTCCTTATTGTACTCCTTTTCGTTTTTGGCGCAGTTACGTTGCCCAACTTTCTCAGCATGGAGCAGGTCTTCATGACCGTAAAACTCGCTTCCTTCACGGCGCTTTTTGCCCTGTGCCAGATGATCGTCATCGCCGCCGGTGGAAGTGGCTTGGACCTTTCGGTAGGGTACACAGCAACCATCACCGCAGTGCTCACCGCCAGCATTATGAACGGAGGAAACGAACGTCTCTGGCTTGCCGTACTCATTGCCCTGGCTTTGGGTGTTCTGGTTGGCCTGGCTAATGGAGTCCTCACGGCATACCTCAAACTCCCGCCATTGGTAGTCACTCTGGCTATGGCCGACATTCTTCAGGGCATTGTCAATGCGTACGTGGCCGGAAAAGCCATCACTGGAAGACCTTCTCCCTTTTTGGTAACCCTCGCAGCCAAGTTTACCGGAAAATTTCCCAATATTCTTTTCGTCCTCATCCTGGTCACGTTCATCGTTGCAATGATTTTGAATAAAACCAAATGGGGGCAGATTCTATTTGGAGTCGGTGCAAACGAGCGAACCGCCTACCTGAGCGGTATTAACGTAAAAAAGGTACGATGCATCGCCTTCACCATAAGTGGGGTGCTGGCCAGCCTTATGGGCCTACTCCTTTTAGGAAATATGGGTATAGCCTTTAAAGATATGGGTTCCAATTATGTCCTCCCAAGTATTGCTGCGGTCGTGATAGGTGGCGTGTCTCTGGCTGGAGGCGAAGGAAACTACTTCGGAGTTATTCTAGGAGCCATTTTCCTGCAAACTCTGACCAATCTCCTTATTGCCTTTGGTTTAGGAGATGCCGGAAAATGGCTAGGTTTTGGTATTATCCTCTTTGCCATGCTGAGCGCCTATGCCAGTAACCGCCGAAGGCGGTAA
- a CDS encoding TIGR00269 family protein: protein MKCSRCKEPAFIKIKRHNASFCESCFDLFFSRQVEGAIKRYQMFGKEEKLLLGISGGKDSMALWYYLHNAQYQVWAIHLDLGIGEHSIASRQITEGFAQGYGLPLTVISVKEVLGATIPELAKKVRHRSTCSLCGLVKRHLLNQFAFENGFTVYATGHNLDDEAATLLGNVLHWQKDYLTRQSPSLPSPHPKMLRKVKPFYTLTEEEIRTYVKLKNLPFVEERCPLSHHAKSLDYKEALQLLEEKSPGTKHAFLFGFLEKAKPLFPDESIVLQECQICGMPTTQTICSFCKIIQKVRTKEENPCTS from the coding sequence ATGAAATGCTCACGATGCAAGGAACCGGCCTTTATCAAAATCAAACGGCATAATGCTTCTTTCTGTGAATCATGCTTTGATCTCTTTTTTTCACGCCAGGTTGAGGGAGCCATTAAGCGCTACCAGATGTTTGGAAAAGAGGAGAAACTCCTCCTGGGAATCTCTGGCGGAAAAGACAGTATGGCTCTGTGGTACTACCTCCATAACGCTCAATACCAGGTATGGGCTATCCACCTTGACTTAGGAATTGGGGAACATTCCATCGCTTCCCGTCAAATCACCGAAGGTTTCGCTCAAGGCTACGGCCTTCCGCTCACGGTCATATCGGTAAAAGAGGTGCTGGGGGCAACCATACCGGAACTGGCAAAAAAAGTGCGTCACCGCTCCACCTGTTCACTGTGTGGGTTGGTCAAGCGACACCTTCTGAACCAGTTCGCTTTCGAAAATGGCTTCACCGTCTACGCCACCGGACACAACCTGGATGACGAAGCCGCCACGCTACTTGGAAATGTCTTGCACTGGCAAAAGGATTACCTTACTCGTCAGAGTCCCTCGCTTCCAAGCCCCCATCCGAAAATGCTCCGTAAGGTGAAACCCTTCTATACTCTAACCGAAGAAGAAATTCGCACTTACGTAAAACTAAAAAACCTTCCCTTTGTGGAAGAACGATGCCCCCTTTCCCACCATGCGAAGAGTCTGGATTACAAAGAAGCGCTTCAGCTTCTCGAGGAAAAATCTCCAGGAACAAAGCACGCATTCCTATTCGGTTTTTTAGAAAAAGCGAAACCTCTTTTCCCTGATGAAAGTATTGTCCTCCAGGAATGTCAAATCTGTGGTATGCCCACTACCCAAACCATTTGCTCTTTCTGTAAAATCATACAAAAGGTAAGAACAAAGGAGGAAAACCCATGCACATCCTAG
- a CDS encoding substrate-binding domain-containing protein gives MKRAILIVSLCVLLVSLGTLVSAKLPVVGISTGSSGTSWRTIMIAALEEVGNEYKAAGKIADYKIVNNIVNGDATEQANIIRDFISQGVDIILVNPNSPDALNGVIKEAQDEGILVVAFDATVTAPDVMNVTLDHYAWMKKNVEFVASTLKKGNVVQIYGLEGHPANNDRIQATYDVLKNYPDIKLIADTSGYWDQTKAKEVMAQIIASGQQIDGVIPQDGMAYGVLSAFLDAGKLPKVMFGDPGTAFFKEWKKLRDAGADFKACTQPNPPGIGGTAFRIALQLYNGKNFKPGVLQNNTFFYKVGMFVTDENFDEGWELLKDKPDDYLLSEIMSEEAVAELFE, from the coding sequence ATGAAAAGAGCCATACTCATTGTGTCTCTGTGTGTGCTTCTGGTTAGTTTAGGAACTCTGGTTTCAGCCAAACTTCCAGTGGTCGGCATTTCCACGGGGTCTTCCGGCACATCATGGCGGACTATCATGATTGCTGCTCTGGAAGAGGTCGGCAACGAGTACAAAGCGGCAGGGAAAATTGCCGACTATAAAATTGTCAATAACATCGTAAATGGCGATGCCACCGAACAGGCGAACATTATTCGGGATTTTATTTCCCAGGGTGTGGATATTATCCTCGTCAACCCAAATTCCCCCGACGCACTGAATGGAGTGATTAAAGAAGCGCAGGATGAGGGCATCCTGGTTGTAGCATTTGATGCCACGGTTACCGCACCGGATGTGATGAACGTTACGCTTGACCATTATGCCTGGATGAAGAAAAACGTAGAATTTGTTGCCTCGACTCTCAAGAAGGGAAACGTGGTGCAGATTTACGGTCTGGAGGGTCACCCTGCCAACAATGATCGAATCCAAGCGACATACGACGTTCTGAAAAACTATCCAGATATCAAACTGATTGCGGACACAAGTGGCTACTGGGATCAAACCAAAGCGAAAGAAGTAATGGCCCAAATTATTGCTTCTGGTCAGCAGATTGACGGCGTCATCCCTCAAGATGGCATGGCCTATGGTGTGCTCTCCGCGTTTCTTGACGCTGGCAAGCTTCCCAAAGTGATGTTCGGCGACCCTGGAACGGCTTTCTTCAAAGAGTGGAAAAAGCTGCGTGACGCTGGTGCCGACTTCAAAGCTTGCACCCAGCCCAATCCTCCGGGAATCGGTGGTACGGCATTCCGCATCGCTCTGCAACTTTACAATGGGAAAAATTTTAAACCTGGCGTCCTACAAAATAATACTTTCTTCTACAAAGTTGGGATGTTCGTTACTGACGAAAACTTCGACGAAGGTTGGGAACTCTTGAAGGATAAGCCCGATGATTATCTCTTAAGCGAGATCATGTCCGAAGAAGCTGTGGCAGAACTTTTCGAATAG
- a CDS encoding sugar ABC transporter ATP-binding protein translates to MNSVIVLEAKGIKKHFGGVIALSNGNLQCRKGRITGLLGANGSGKSTLSKIIAGVYRADAGEIRYNGKVVHYRNPHEARRDGIALVFQNLSLVPDLTVWQNIVLGVEKNKGLFLDNQSAKELSKKILSQLLPELDVNRKVYELSPGEMQIVEIAKAISESPKLLILDEPTAALEQTQVKNLFNYMRILAQQGVAMIFTSHRLWEVMEICDDVTIFRNGEDMATIDFEKEEKNPEKIVSYITGEARKNTAKVNHRHVSEETLLTVNITGKDKVLKNLSFELKKGEILGIGGLAGQGQQELLYALSGSYPGVHCEVTLNGRKIRLKRPIDAIANGILLVPGDRQREGLSLEHSIYNNMIFPKLGLRRHPLFIPETKYCQECEKIVEILSIKTPGIDVPVSTLSGGNQQKVVVGRWLSFDINVLLLSDPAKGVDVGAKRDLYEYIVNLAKEQKIGVILYASDNEELIEYTDRLLIMYEGRIVATLTGEEINDDMITATSMRVR, encoded by the coding sequence GTGAATTCCGTGATTGTTCTTGAGGCAAAAGGTATTAAAAAGCATTTTGGAGGAGTCATCGCTCTCTCTAATGGGAATTTACAGTGTAGAAAAGGAAGAATCACTGGTCTTCTCGGAGCTAATGGTTCAGGGAAAAGTACCCTTTCCAAAATCATCGCTGGCGTTTACAGGGCTGATGCTGGTGAGATTCGCTATAATGGCAAAGTAGTCCATTACAGAAATCCCCACGAAGCCCGTCGAGATGGTATCGCTCTAGTTTTTCAAAATCTGAGCCTGGTGCCGGATCTCACTGTGTGGCAAAACATCGTCCTGGGAGTAGAAAAAAATAAGGGTTTATTCCTGGACAACCAGAGCGCTAAAGAATTGTCCAAAAAAATCCTGAGTCAGCTTCTTCCCGAGTTAGACGTTAACCGTAAAGTATACGAATTGAGTCCTGGCGAAATGCAAATCGTAGAAATCGCCAAGGCCATTTCTGAAAGCCCGAAACTGTTGATACTGGACGAACCCACTGCAGCCCTCGAACAAACTCAAGTTAAAAATCTTTTCAACTATATGAGAATTCTTGCTCAGCAAGGAGTAGCCATGATTTTCACTTCTCACCGGCTGTGGGAAGTAATGGAAATCTGTGACGACGTAACGATTTTCCGAAACGGAGAAGACATGGCCACCATCGATTTTGAAAAAGAGGAGAAAAACCCAGAAAAAATCGTCAGCTACATCACCGGGGAGGCTCGGAAAAACACTGCAAAGGTCAACCACCGGCACGTATCTGAAGAAACCCTACTTACCGTCAACATTACTGGAAAGGACAAAGTGCTGAAAAATCTGTCTTTTGAGTTGAAAAAGGGAGAAATACTGGGTATCGGAGGTCTGGCTGGACAGGGTCAGCAGGAGCTTTTGTACGCGCTTTCCGGAAGTTACCCCGGAGTCCACTGTGAAGTTACTCTGAATGGACGAAAAATAAGGCTTAAACGTCCTATCGATGCAATTGCGAACGGCATTCTCCTCGTTCCAGGCGATAGGCAACGTGAGGGCCTATCTTTAGAACATTCCATATACAACAATATGATTTTCCCCAAGCTGGGACTTCGCCGCCATCCCCTCTTCATTCCGGAAACCAAATACTGCCAGGAATGCGAAAAAATCGTGGAAATCCTCTCCATAAAAACTCCTGGTATCGATGTGCCAGTGAGTACACTCTCTGGCGGCAACCAGCAAAAAGTGGTCGTTGGAAGGTGGCTTTCTTTTGATATTAATGTTCTGCTTCTCTCGGATCCAGCCAAAGGAGTCGATGTCGGCGCAAAAAGAGACCTTTACGAATACATCGTGAATCTGGCCAAGGAACAGAAAATCGGTGTCATTCTGTATGCCAGCGATAACGAAGAGCTGATCGAGTACACTGACCGGTTGCTCATTATGTACGAAGGACGGATTGTCGCCACCCTCACCGGGGAAGAAATTAACGACGATATGATCACGGCAACATCCATGAGGGTCCGGTAG
- a CDS encoding acetate/propionate family kinase — protein MHILAVNSGGSSIKFELFAMKKEQETSLLRGTIKRLYRSDSYLEESYNGLTQKKNIPDLDHERGLHCMIEAILQSCLIGDIQEIDAIGIKLINGGKKIMETSLIDENVIQALEEVSGVTSVHNPPALLAINIFRKLTPTIPLVGVFETTFHHSIPLPHRTYGLPWKITEQYGLEKLGFHGNSYRYITERMPTLTPRTQKMVIAHLGSGCSICAVKEGKSFDISSGFTPQSGIIMSTRPGDFEPQIITYLEEKEGLSPQEINRLLTKDSGLKGISGISGELWEIEKKAQEGNLRARLAVDVFVYQTKKYIGAFTALLNGLDSLVFTGGIGENDFFIRERICENLDYLGIEIDQEKNRSAIGKERQIGKGRVEIWVVPTNEELMVARETFALITQRKEATE, from the coding sequence ATGCACATCCTAGCCGTGAATAGTGGTGGCTCTTCCATTAAATTCGAGCTTTTCGCCATGAAAAAAGAGCAAGAGACTTCCCTTTTACGAGGTACCATCAAAAGGCTCTACCGCTCCGATTCATACCTGGAAGAGTCGTATAACGGTTTGACGCAGAAAAAAAATATCCCCGACCTTGACCACGAAAGGGGATTGCATTGCATGATTGAAGCCATCCTTCAAAGTTGCCTGATAGGAGATATCCAGGAGATCGATGCCATCGGTATCAAGCTCATCAACGGAGGCAAAAAAATCATGGAGACCTCGTTGATTGATGAAAATGTCATCCAGGCCTTAGAAGAGGTCTCGGGTGTTACTTCAGTCCATAACCCTCCAGCGCTTTTAGCCATCAATATATTCCGCAAGCTCACCCCCACTATCCCCTTGGTGGGAGTTTTCGAAACCACCTTCCATCACTCAATACCCCTTCCCCATCGGACCTACGGGCTCCCATGGAAAATTACTGAGCAGTACGGCTTAGAAAAACTGGGATTTCACGGGAATTCATATCGCTATATCACCGAAAGAATGCCTACGCTTACCCCGAGAACCCAGAAGATGGTTATCGCCCATCTGGGAAGCGGATGCAGCATCTGTGCCGTCAAAGAAGGAAAGTCGTTCGATATTTCCAGTGGTTTCACCCCCCAGAGTGGCATCATCATGTCAACCCGTCCGGGAGATTTCGAACCCCAAATCATTACCTACCTTGAGGAAAAGGAAGGGCTATCTCCCCAGGAAATCAATCGTCTCCTCACTAAAGATTCAGGATTGAAAGGTATCTCGGGAATCAGTGGAGAGCTATGGGAAATCGAGAAGAAAGCACAAGAAGGAAACCTGAGAGCCAGGTTAGCAGTGGACGTTTTTGTGTACCAGACCAAAAAGTACATCGGCGCTTTCACTGCGCTCCTCAATGGCTTAGATAGCCTTGTCTTCACTGGGGGTATCGGTGAAAACGACTTCTTTATTCGAGAGCGAATCTGCGAAAACCTGGACTATCTGGGGATTGAAATCGACCAAGAAAAGAACCGTAGTGCCATAGGGAAAGAAAGACAAATTGGAAAAGGAAGGGTAGAAATATGGGTTGTACCCACCAACGAAGAGCTCATGGTTGCTCGTGAAACCTTTGCTCTGATTACCCAAAGAAAGGAGGCCACAGAATGA
- the mtnA gene encoding S-methyl-5-thioribose-1-phosphate isomerase: protein MVRTIQWENNTLCFLDQTLLPLEERYVTTSDYRVVAEAIRKLQVRGAPLIGVAAAYGLCLGALEASCLNREEFFHFLARVDEELRGTRPTAVNLFWALDRLKKLWHSLEGQGASVEVVVEGLIKEAQTMEEEDVSTNQRIAQLGAQLFADGDRVLTHCNAGALACVQWGTALGTIHWAFLKEGKRLTVYADETRPLLQGTRLTAFELRKSGIPVTVICDNMAGFLMAQGAIDKVIVGADRIALNGDFANKIGTYTVALLARYHRIPFYVAAPLSSVDFDALNGQAIPIEERNPEEVLVWGGRQIAPLGVGVRNPAFDITPWNLVSAFVTEEGVLYPPFLEKFDEIKKKRKGG from the coding sequence ATGGTGCGAACGATTCAGTGGGAAAACAATACCCTTTGTTTTTTGGATCAAACGCTTTTGCCTCTGGAAGAACGGTATGTGACCACTTCTGACTACCGGGTTGTGGCTGAGGCCATTCGGAAGTTGCAGGTGCGTGGAGCACCCCTCATTGGAGTTGCAGCAGCCTATGGCCTTTGTCTGGGAGCCTTGGAGGCTTCGTGTTTGAATCGGGAAGAGTTTTTCCATTTTCTGGCGCGCGTGGACGAAGAACTGCGGGGAACCCGTCCTACGGCGGTCAATCTCTTCTGGGCTCTCGATCGCCTGAAAAAGCTTTGGCATTCCCTGGAGGGTCAGGGAGCATCGGTGGAGGTGGTGGTAGAGGGATTAATTAAAGAAGCACAGACTATGGAAGAAGAAGACGTGTCCACCAATCAACGTATTGCGCAACTTGGGGCTCAGCTTTTTGCCGATGGTGACCGGGTTTTGACCCACTGTAACGCTGGGGCTTTGGCCTGTGTTCAGTGGGGAACCGCTTTAGGAACGATACACTGGGCTTTCCTCAAAGAGGGGAAGCGACTGACCGTCTATGCGGATGAAACTCGTCCTCTGCTCCAGGGTACTCGTTTAACTGCTTTTGAACTCCGCAAAAGTGGTATTCCGGTGACGGTCATCTGTGATAATATGGCCGGCTTTTTAATGGCCCAAGGAGCGATTGATAAAGTAATCGTTGGAGCAGATCGGATTGCCTTAAATGGTGATTTTGCCAATAAAATTGGTACCTATACCGTAGCATTGCTCGCTCGCTATCACCGGATTCCTTTTTACGTTGCTGCTCCACTTTCTTCGGTTGATTTCGACGCTCTCAACGGTCAGGCGATACCCATTGAGGAGAGAAACCCGGAAGAAGTACTGGTGTGGGGTGGAAGACAAATTGCTCCGTTGGGGGTGGGAGTGCGGAATCCTGCTTTTGATATCACACCCTGGAACCTGGTGAGCGCTTTTGTCACGGAGGAGGGGGTTCTCTATCCTCCATTTCTGGAAAAGTTTGATGAGATAAAAAAGAAGAGGAAGGGGGGGTGA
- a CDS encoding C-GCAxxG-C-C family protein yields MKSAGEYHREGFNCCESVLLGLFDYLGVHDEILIPQIATGFGGGIGHTGRICGALTGAIMALGKKYGRTNPQDKETRDRRYRIVETFLEETRKTLGTINCLDLIGVPLNTEEGLRAYRERNLREKCNQIIVTVENLAKRYLDYH; encoded by the coding sequence ATGAAAAGCGCTGGAGAATACCACCGGGAAGGCTTCAACTGCTGCGAATCGGTGCTGTTGGGGCTTTTCGACTATCTGGGGGTTCACGACGAAATTCTGATTCCTCAGATTGCCACCGGTTTTGGGGGAGGAATTGGGCATACTGGAAGAATCTGTGGCGCCCTCACCGGAGCAATCATGGCTCTGGGTAAAAAATATGGCCGCACCAATCCACAAGATAAGGAAACAAGAGATCGCCGTTACAGAATCGTAGAGACCTTTCTCGAGGAAACCCGGAAAACCCTGGGAACCATCAATTGCCTCGACCTCATTGGAGTGCCGCTTAACACCGAAGAAGGACTCCGGGCGTATCGCGAAAGGAACCTCCGAGAAAAATGCAACCAAATCATCGTCACCGTTGAAAACTTAGCCAAACGGTATCTCGACTATCACTGA
- a CDS encoding ABC transporter permease produces MNGANKTGNVLYTIKGLILKPEVSSFLIFIVMFIITATLQENFFAIKSTVRNINSFTPLILLAMGQAVVIVSGGLDLSSGAALSLFTCVLTTVMRKNDPVTGIYALLITFAVAILVGIVNGFGIGYLRIPPVIVTFATSYMWLGIALFLRPTPGGESVDWFRAFYKIDAVKNAPTFLKTMGNFIPPALILLLLGCLLWYIISKTRTGRYIYAVGSNIESAYVSGINTAKTQMLACIINAVFIFLAALFFVGQNQSGDARMGGPLTLKSIAAVVVGGISLSGGRGNIYFALIGALILSFVNKIIFFANIPNAYQTLVSGIIIIVAIAGPAYVMFSKEQR; encoded by the coding sequence ATGAATGGAGCGAATAAAACTGGAAATGTCCTCTATACCATAAAGGGTCTTATTCTGAAGCCAGAAGTCTCCAGTTTCTTAATTTTCATCGTCATGTTCATCATCACCGCAACCTTGCAGGAAAACTTCTTTGCCATCAAGTCCACGGTACGGAATATCAATTCCTTCACCCCACTTATCCTTCTAGCCATGGGTCAAGCAGTGGTAATCGTCTCAGGAGGGCTGGATCTCTCCTCTGGTGCAGCACTTTCACTTTTTACCTGTGTACTGACAACCGTCATGAGAAAAAATGACCCGGTAACGGGGATCTATGCACTCCTTATCACTTTTGCTGTGGCAATTTTGGTTGGCATCGTGAATGGTTTTGGGATTGGGTATTTACGGATACCACCGGTCATCGTCACTTTTGCCACTTCGTACATGTGGCTTGGTATCGCTCTCTTTCTCCGACCCACCCCCGGTGGAGAGAGTGTGGACTGGTTCAGGGCTTTCTATAAAATCGATGCCGTGAAAAACGCTCCAACCTTCCTCAAAACCATGGGAAATTTCATCCCTCCAGCGCTCATTTTGCTTTTGCTTGGATGCCTTCTATGGTACATCATCAGTAAAACCAGAACAGGACGTTATATTTACGCGGTGGGGAGCAACATCGAGAGTGCCTACGTGAGCGGTATTAATACCGCCAAAACCCAGATGCTGGCTTGCATCATTAATGCGGTTTTCATTTTCCTGGCAGCTTTGTTTTTTGTGGGTCAGAACCAGTCTGGGGATGCCAGAATGGGGGGACCATTGACCCTTAAGTCGATTGCTGCTGTGGTGGTGGGTGGAATCTCCCTCAGTGGAGGACGAGGAAACATTTACTTTGCCCTGATAGGGGCGCTCATTCTCAGCTTTGTCAACAAGATCATCTTTTTTGCCAATATTCCCAATGCATACCAGACACTGGTATCAGGAATTATTATCATCGTGGCCATTGCTGGACCTGCCTATGTCATGTTTAGTAAAGAACAGCGATAG
- a CDS encoding FGGY family carbohydrate kinase, with protein MEEYFLILDCGATSLRSIAISPQGEILFASSLPNQPRPQDQRSEWLVWDVEEIWQKICENTRKVVNGFSGKILGVAVTTFGADGAPVRKDGSLTYPVISWQCSRTVPWMEKIASLVNPRELFRITGYQIIPFNTLLKLLWLRENAPFALDEASSFMMLPGILNFRLTGEMTVDYTSLSTGMMLDVSGRRLAEELLSLAGVSTQFFPRFVEAGEVIGTVLKKASEETGIPEGVPVISAGHDTQFAIVGSMAKEGEVILSSGTWEIAALRIPYYRDSEIAFRAGMLVELDAERGFWNPQMLMIAGGVVEWVRRNFFTEVKDQKGIYDLMVEQAQHVSPGAQGVFLVPAFMPSGPTRPYG; from the coding sequence ATGGAGGAGTATTTTTTGATTTTGGACTGTGGCGCTACGAGTCTTCGCTCCATAGCTATCAGTCCTCAGGGAGAAATCTTGTTTGCTTCGTCTTTGCCCAATCAACCCCGTCCTCAAGATCAGCGAAGTGAGTGGCTGGTCTGGGACGTGGAAGAAATATGGCAGAAGATTTGTGAAAATACCCGTAAGGTGGTGAATGGCTTTTCCGGGAAAATACTTGGGGTAGCGGTGACCACGTTTGGGGCTGATGGAGCACCTGTTAGGAAGGATGGGAGCCTGACGTATCCTGTTATTTCCTGGCAGTGCAGTCGGACAGTTCCCTGGATGGAAAAAATTGCTTCATTGGTGAACCCACGGGAACTGTTTCGTATTACCGGTTATCAGATCATCCCCTTTAACACCTTGTTGAAATTACTCTGGTTGCGGGAGAACGCGCCCTTTGCCCTTGATGAGGCATCTTCCTTCATGATGTTACCAGGGATATTGAATTTCCGATTGACAGGCGAAATGACCGTCGATTACACTTCCCTCTCTACCGGAATGATGCTGGACGTTTCGGGGCGACGCCTTGCGGAGGAATTGCTCAGTCTTGCTGGGGTATCAACCCAGTTTTTCCCTCGCTTTGTTGAGGCTGGAGAAGTGATTGGAACGGTTTTGAAAAAAGCAAGCGAGGAAACTGGGATTCCTGAGGGAGTGCCGGTCATTTCTGCTGGTCATGATACGCAATTTGCCATTGTGGGTTCCATGGCCAAGGAGGGGGAAGTCATCTTAAGTTCTGGTACCTGGGAAATTGCTGCTTTGAGGATTCCATATTATCGTGATTCTGAGATTGCTTTTCGGGCAGGCATGCTGGTGGAACTTGACGCGGAAAGAGGTTTCTGGAATCCTCAGATGTTGATGATCGCCGGAGGGGTCGTGGAATGGGTACGCAGGAATTTCTTTACTGAAGTGAAGGACCAGAAAGGAATTTATGACCTGATGGTAGAACAGGCCCAACACGTTTCTCCTGGGGCGCAGGGGGTTTTTCTGGTTCCGGCTTTCATGCCCTCGGGACCAACCAGACCCTATGGA